The nucleotide window ATGAGCAGGACGATCCGAAGCTGATCGAATATATCGTCCGGAACGTGCTGCCTCGGCGAGGGATCTCAGCCCGGTCCGAGGAAGTCCTGCTCACGCTCGGCGCCCAGAACGCCATCTGGATCTGCACGCAGCTGCTGCTCACAGGGGATCGCACGGCGGTCATCGAGAACCCCTGTTATCCTGGTCTCAGGAAAGTGCTGCGGCATAGTTCCTGCCGGACCGTGCCGATCGATGTCGACGAGAACGGTCTGCCGCCGGAACGGCTGCCCGATCAGCTCAGCGTCGTCTTCACGACTGCAAGCCATCAGTGTCCGACCAACACGACAATGCCGATGAGCCGGCGGCTGGAGCTGTTGCGGCTGTCGTCCGAGCGCAACTTCATCATCGTCGAGGACGATTATGAATTCGAGATGTCCTTCGTCCAGCAGCCGACACCCGCACTCAAGTCGCTGGATCGTGCGGGTTCCGTTGTCTATATCGGGTCCTTCTCGAAATCCCTGTTTCCCGGCCTGCGGCTTGGCTACATCGTTGCTTCGCCGACCTTTATCCGGGAGGCGCGGGCGCTCAGGGCCATGGTGCTGCGGCATCCGCCGGGAAGCGTGCAGCGCACGACCACGTATTTCCTCTCCCGAGGCTATCACGACAGCATGGTCAATCGCATAGGCAAGGCCTACGGCCGCCGCCGCGCCGTGATGGAAAAGGCGATCCGCGAATGCGGGCTTGAAGTGGCGGGAACCGGCGGATTCGGCGGCTCCAGTTTCTGGATGAAGGCGCCGGACGGCGTCAATACAGCGGAGCTGGCGCTATCGCTGCGCAGCCAAGGCGTTCTGATCGAACCGGGCGAGGCCTTCTTCGACGCAGCGGACGAGAACGTCCAATATTACCGACTGGCCTATTCCTCGATCCCCTCCGCCCGTATCGCCGAAGGTATCGAGCGCATCGCGGCGGAGCTGAGAAAGTGATCTCTTACGAGCCGTCCGTGTGATCATTCAGTGGGTGCGAGCACCCGCATTCTGGTCGGAACGGTCGGTGTTTCGAATGTGCCGACATGATAGGCGTGGCACTGGGTGCAGGTATCTCCGGCGCGCCCCGGTGCGTGACATTCCGAGCAGGTGGCGACGGTTGGTGAAGCGAAACCGGCGACAATTCCGGCGTGCGGATCGCTCTGCCGGTATTGGTCCTGGAATGCGGAAGTGGGTCCGGCTCCTTGCGGGCGGACCACGGTGTGGCAAGTCTGACAGCCGCCGGAGTCCGCGATCAGGCTGAAATGCGGCCTGTGGGAGAAACGCACGAAATCCCGGGTGGCGGGATCGTGGGAGGACGGTTGCCAGTTGGCATATCCGGTTCCGTTCTCATCACGGTCGATGCTGTGACAGCGCAGGCATGTCCCCGGTGCTTGGGGGCCGTCGAAAGTTGCCATCAATGCGTCTTTGCCACCCTTGAATGGTGAAGCAGCAGCGAGATCGATCCAGGCTCGCATGAACGGGTCCGCGTGCCCGGTCGGCCGGTACAGCAGGGCAAACTCATTGCGATACCAGCCGCCGGCCCGCATCCAGTCTTCGGGCGAGACGTTGGGCTCGATCCGCGGTGGCAGTGGGGCGGCGGCATCGGCCTGAGTGACCGGTGTGGCCGGTGCCGCGAGGGCATCGTTAGCTCCGGTCAATGGCGATGCGAGAATATCCGATTGATCAAGTGCAGGCGCGAGGATGTCGGACTGATCCGTTTCTGGGGCGGCGAGGATGTCCGATTGGTCAGGCGCGGGTGCAAGGATATCGGACTGATCCGTTGACGGCGCGGCGAGAATGTCCGACTGGTCAGGTGCAGGCGCGAGGATATCGGACTGTTCCGTCAATGGTGCAGCGAGGATGTCCGAGTGGTCGGGCGCAGGCGCCAGAATATCCGACTGATCCAGCGAAGGAGCGAGGGTAGGGCTTCCGTTCTGGGCGGATGCCGGGCCTGGTATCGTCTCCGGCAGTGCCGGGAGCTTTCCGGCCAGCTCGCTCGCCAGCTCCGGGAACCAGTCCCGGGCCGCTGCTTGCAGCACTTCCAACGGTAGATGGCCGAGCAGAGTGCCGGTCCGGTCGGTGTTGTTTGGCTCCGGAGCCATCTCAGTCTGCGCGCTCGCCAGCCGCTCTTCTGCCGCCTGGATCCCGCCGGTGAGCAGGTCGCCGATCAGGCGCTTGATCGCGAATGCGACTTCCGAGACCGCCTTGATGTCGTCCGGTTCCGCCTTGCGCAGATCCATCGGGTCCAGCCCTTCCATCTGCTTGAGGGCGAGCGCTATCGACTCGTCTCCCTCCAGCAGACGCCGCATGAACGGGGTGATCGGCTCCTCCGAC belongs to Nisaea sp. and includes:
- a CDS encoding PLP-dependent aminotransferase family protein, translated to MAIKATQFHLDPQFGGTLQKQIQQMVSQGILAGRFLPGEKMPSSRMLAQQLGVSRVTVTSAYAELVASEYLTSRGRSGHFISENAPRPPDYKLGDTARVETVDWQRALGARYSDPMNLFRPPDWRDYEFPFIYGQPDPSLFDHDNWRRCALEAHGRKDFEEVTADRYEQDDPKLIEYIVRNVLPRRGISARSEEVLLTLGAQNAIWICTQLLLTGDRTAVIENPCYPGLRKVLRHSSCRTVPIDVDENGLPPERLPDQLSVVFTTASHQCPTNTTMPMSRRLELLRLSSERNFIIVEDDYEFEMSFVQQPTPALKSLDRAGSVVYIGSFSKSLFPGLRLGYIVASPTFIREARALRAMVLRHPPGSVQRTTTYFLSRGYHDSMVNRIGKAYGRRRAVMEKAIRECGLEVAGTGGFGGSSFWMKAPDGVNTAELALSLRSQGVLIEPGEAFFDAADENVQYYRLAYSSIPSARIAEGIERIAAELRK